One genomic segment of Helianthus annuus cultivar XRQ/B chromosome 14, HanXRQr2.0-SUNRISE, whole genome shotgun sequence includes these proteins:
- the LOC110906690 gene encoding uncharacterized protein LOC110906690 has protein sequence MDDTLWAYRTAYKTPIGTTPYRLVYGKGCHLPTELAHRALWPIKNVNAIYNEAGELRKIQLNEIEEIRYEAYECASSYKDELKKVRDAKLRKRTFEVAQKVWFYNSRLKLFP, from the coding sequence ATGGATGATACGTTATGGGCATATCGGACGGCCTATAAAACTCCGATTGGTACAACTCCTTATCGGTTGGTATACGGGAAGGGGTGTCATTTACCAACGGAGTTAGCTCATCGGGCATTATGGCCAATCAAGAATGTCAATGCGATTTACAATGAAGCGGGTGAGTTGAGGAAGATACAATTAAATGAGATCGAAGAAATCCGATATGAGGCGTATGAATGTGCATCCTCATACAAAGACGAGCTAAAAAAGGTTCGTGATGCAAAGTTGCGGAAAAGAACTTTCGAAGTGGCTCAAAAGGTGTGGTTTTACAATTCAAGACTAAAGTTGTTTCCGTGA